A segment of the Ochotona princeps isolate mOchPri1 chromosome 16, mOchPri1.hap1, whole genome shotgun sequence genome:
ataaaaaataaaagtataaatgtaTGGGAAGTCAAGTCTGAGCCTTTGGAAAATCAATTAAAGACTTCcataatcttatttatttatttatttaggaaaaaaagaaagaaagcaaaaaacaatTATTAGAAATGATAAGTAGAAATCTAGACTTCTGGACCCGGtgcgataacgtagtggttaaaggtcctcaccttgcacgcgctgggaactcatatgggcgccggttctaatcccagcagccccgcttcccatccagctccctgcttgtggcctgggaaagctgctgaggacggcccaaagccttgggaccctgcacctgtgtgggagacgcggaagaagttcctggctcctggctttggatcggctcagctccggccattgcactcacttggggagtgaatcatcggatggaaaatcttcctctctctcctcctctctgcatatccgcttttccaataaaaataaataaatcctttaaaaaaagaaatttagactTCTCTGTGTCCTGGTATAGCCAACTTTATCGTCTAGAGGATAAAGGGGTAATTTGTAGGCCTGTGTATAGGACGTCACAGCGCGCGCCGGAAGTGGCTGGGTGGCGGCTGGCCGGCGCGCTCCTGGTTTCCGGCGGCCAGTCGTGGCTGATGCAGGAGGTGAGATGTGGCCTCAAGGCCGGTGCGACTATGAGAGACCCCCAAGGGGACGCGTGCCTCGGCGCAGCCACCCTGCTGATGGCTGCCACGGAGTGGTTAATGCTGTGCCAAAGAAGCCCCCACTGCTGGACAGACCGGGTGGAGGAAGCTACAGCAGGCACTACAGTCATGCTGATTACCGGGAGTGCCACGAGGACCGCCGTTTCTCTGATGGAAGAAGTGGTCCGCCTCACAGAGGAGGTGACTCTCCCTGTCGGTGGCCTGGATGGGGGCTTTCTGCCAGCCGACAGCCTCAGCACGGGGAGAGGCGAACCGCGAAGCCCTTACTCCCTCTCCCCCCGCGGCCCCTGCGATGGCAAACTCCCTCCTTCACGAGGGACATGAGAGATGGCTTCAGAAGAACAAGTGTCCACTCTTCCAGCGACGGGAGAGACCGGTGTCCGCGTGAAAGAGGCGCTCCTTTGCTCCCCGGCTGTTCCATGGGCCGCAAGGACTGTCCTTGCAGCGGGTCCTGCTCCAGCGTCGGCAGCAGGAGCTACTCTGCGGAAAGAAGCAAAACTTACTCACTGCACCAGCATCAAAGTCAAGAGAGACCTGTCCAGTCTTTGCAAACATCTCGGGATACTTCGCCTGCAGCGGTTCCTTCATCAAAGGCGGAAGCCACCACACCTTTGCTCATCGAGCAGCCCGAGGCACCTGAATCCAGTGCGCCCCAAGGCGTGGAATTCTTTGAAGACAGCCAGCTCAGCACTCGTTCTAAAGCTATAGCAACGAAAACCAGAGAGATTGAGGAGGTTTACCGGCAAGACTGTGAAACGTTCGGGCTGGTTGTGAAGATGCTGGTGGAGAAGGACCCTTCCTTGGCCAAGTCCATCCAGCCTGCCCTGAGGCAGAACTTACAGGAACTGGCCGAGCACTGCGTGGGGGAGCTCCAACGCTTCATCGCCCAGTATGACACTGCCAGTCCTGGGCTCGGAGAGCCACCTCAGGAGGTTCCTCGCTCAGCAGAGAAGTGTTTCTAGAGGCCCTGAACCCTGGGCTGTGTAAATCCCTCAGAGATGGACGTTTTGCAGTGAAGAGACGTCCTTTGTGGTAGGTGACCACCTTTCCATGTCAAATAATGCTCCTTCAGCAGCTCTGTCGTGGAGAACCGTCTCCCCCTGCGACAGTGGCCGTGGGACAGCTGATGGCTCCCGCTCTGAGAGTCAGCCCCAGAGAGCCGCGCGCTGGCCTGCCCCGTGTGTCCTTCCTGCGCGAGTTTCTGTTTGGCACCATGTTTGTGatgcccagggcccaggcatTCCATTTCATCTATGTTGGAGTGTAGCGTCCTGGTACGTGGGACACGTGGGGGTCCCAGTGGACAAGACAGAGCAGTCAGTAGGCCCCCTCAGGGGATGGCCTCAGGTTTAAAGTTGGGAGTTCCTGAACATTAAATATGTTTGAAATATCCAGAAgtctacttttaatttttctatatAGGCCATCTTTCCCACTTGAGAAAATGGCTGATAAAATGCCCACAGTTACAGCGTGTGCAGGTTACCCAGGGTtcctgggctgtgccagggcaGGCGGGTGTTCTCAGCAGTGCCCTCCAGGTGCTGCAGGGCCACTGGGCCTCCTGGGGCactggctgcagcccaggggcACCCCGATGGAGAGTGAGGCGGTCCCAGGACCTGGGCTGCCTCCTCACTGGGCCTTCTCCAGCCTCCTGTTTCCCACTGCCTTCTCCGACATGGCCAGTTTTTTGATAACGTTTGTTGAAAGTATTGAAGGAGCAACCCCAGAGTGAATGTAACGTGAATAATGTGACCTGTCTATGACGGGTGCCTCCACATGCATGGTACCCAATTGATCAGTTTCAAGCCTGGTTGAGGGCAACAGTGAACACTGCTCCGTGGGCTGCTAGGGCCCTTCGCTGTCACCGTCCGAATGCTGTGCTCACCTAACTGGCGTGAAGGCACCGCTGGTACTGTGCCCTGATGTCACATGCTTTGTCATGTGTATTATAAAGGCCAAGAACTATTGGCCCAGCATCCATGTGCTGCCACCCACGGCCCTGGGTCTCTGGTGCAGCCCTGTTCTGGTAGTTCAGGTATCACAACTTCACAAGTAAACGTGAGAACGCAAGCCTAACAGAGGGTTCCCTCGGCTAGAGAGTCTCCGTAACACACGCGTGGGGCGTGGGAATACGGGGCCAGCAATCCTCCCCCCTCGGCTTCACTTCCACGCCTACTCTCTCTAGCATGGCCACAGTAGCCTGCTCTGCACCTAGTCCTGTGGTCTTTGCAGTGTTAAATCCCTTGGGGTTTGGAACCACCTTTCCAGTCTAATTGTCGGATAGCACAATTCAGTATGTACCAGGGAATGTACTTGGCGGGATATTTGCTTTTACCCTGTCGTTTTTAGTAGGCCCAGGGACAAAAATTGTTACTTGACTCTGAAGCCTTCAGTGATCAACAGGAAAACCCCATTCTGTAAGATGTTTTGTTCAgtttaaaattgcaaataaagcAGCTACGtttaagtaaaaaacaaacaaacaaaaaacaacaaaaacaacaactgtATATTCCCGAAGTTGACCCAGCAATGGGCTGGAGGAGCTCTAAGCTGAGCGGGGAGCGCAGAGGGCTGGGACAGCCACCCTTGCTGGGCTCTGGCTGGAAGCCGCATGTCACTGCACGTGGCCGCAGGGCGCAGGCTCAGGGCGCAGAGAAGCCGCGAGCCAAGGTGGCACATCTGTAGGAGGAGGCCAGGGTAGCTGCAGCTGCTTTGAAATGTGAGTCTGAGAAGCACTGAGGTTTTCTCATGGGAAGTCCTCCCATCCAGCAACACTGTGCAACTTGTAAATGACACCCTAATCTTCCATAAGATCTAAAGGTCTCCTTGTAAACACTTCTCTTGTTCAATGTAGTCtctctttgttttcttgctttgtATCAACGTGGTGCATGGATTGCCTCCCACGTCTGTtcctagtaatttttttttttttgtgagcatTGAGAAACATTATTTATTATGGTATGTTTATCTAGAATCTAAGAACTTTATCAAAATGTCTTTAAATTTCGGTAGTTTTAGTAGATCCCTATGTCTccacaaaaatcagctcaaagTGCTGATTAAAGACTTCCAGTGAAGACTTAGTGTGAGTTCACTGGAAGAAAACGCACAGGAGAAATGCTTCCGGCAGCGGGGCCTTGGGTGAAACTCTAAACGTGCAGGTGGAAAACAGCCAACGGGAGCATCTCTGCTCAGGGCAAGGAGAGCATCTGGAGTGGGAGGAACTACGTGCCAACTGTCCCTCTGACAAAGCGGTTAGAGCCAGAATACAGAAGCAGCTAAGGAGTCCtagagttaaaaaacaaaacaagcaaacaaaacacttCCCCATCTGTTTCAATTAAAAATGGacaaaatgggcccggcggcgtggcctagcagctaaagtcctcgccttgagcgtgccgggatcccatatgggcgctggttctaatcccggcagctccacttcgcatccagctccctgcttgtggcctgggaaagcaggccaagacggcccaactccttgggtccctgcatccatgtgggagacctgggggaagttcctggctcttggctttggatcagcgcagcaccggccattgcgctcacttggggagtgaatcatcagacggaagatgttcctcactgtctctcctcctttctgtatatctgcctttgtagtaaaaaataaatctttaaaaaacaaatggacaaaatggggctggtgttgtggcttgaCAAGTTGGCCACCACCTAtcatactggcattccatagggcACTGGTCCCCGTGTGGGTACAATCAGGACCTCAGtcaacctccactgccttcccagaccataagcagagagatggatcggaagtggaccagttgagacatgaactggcacccacatgggactgcagcaccagcaggctgaggattagtttgctatgccactgtgctggctccaaTCTTTTTATCACAAATGGACAAAAGACCTGAACACATATTTCTCAAGAACACCACTAGTCACCAGGGAAATGGACATGGCAACCATAATGCATTAGCACGCTCCCAGTTAGAACAAAGACAGTGCTGGCGGAGATATGTATGCACAGTGCCCATGTGAGCTTCTGATGGGATGTGTGCGGTCCCATGCTTGTCACAGTGCTGTACACTCTCCAAGTCAAAGAAGGAGGCTGGGGTGGAAGGACACGTAACACAATGCACTCCAGCCAGAAGGAGGGATGCCGTCCAGCCGTCCGCAGCAACGAGGGTGAACCTTGAGGAGCAGACAGGGCAGGACAAAAACTCTCAGCTCATTAATATGTGGAgtctgggcccggcgcgatagcatagtggttaaagtcctcgtcttgcatgcgtgtgatcccatatgggcaccgggtcttttttttttttaaatgatttttttaatttttattacaaagtcagatatacagagaggaggagagacaggaagatcttccgtccgatgattcactccccaagtgagccgcaacaggccggtgtgcgccgatccgatgcggggaaccaggaacctcctccaggtctcccacgcgggtgcagggtcccaatgcattgggccgtcctggcctgctttcccaggccacaagcagggagctggatgggaagtggagctgccgggaccagaaccggctcccatatgggatcccggggcgttcaaggtgaggactttagccactaggccacgccgccgggcccgggcactggttctaatcccaacgcccccacttcccatccagctccctgcctgtggcctgggaaagcaatcgaggatggcccaaaagccttgggaccctgtacctgtgtgggagacgcggaagaagctcctggctcctggctttggatcggctcagctccggccattgcggtcacttggggagtgaaccataggacggaagatcttcctctctgtttctcttttaaaaatatatgtggagTCTTCAGCTGGTTGCACTTGAAGTAGAAAGTAGAATAGTGTCAACAGAGACCGGGAGAAGGGGAGCCTGGAAGACGTTGTTTGGATATAAAGTTTGATAAGCAGGATATGAAGTTTGGTAAACCTGGTGATTTATTTTAACATAAGAGATTAAGGTTAACAATAATGTATATATCTGAAGAGTTGgaagagaggattttgaatgttgtCTCCACAAAGAAATGATGAATGTTTGAGGTAACGATATGTAATGATGCTAATTTGAACGTTATACATTTACACATGTATCAAAATATCCCCATGCACTCTGTAACTATGTACAGTGATGTGCTAGTTAAAATGCTAGTAGTATTTTTTCTTTAGCATCAAATAAAAGATAACTTACAGTTccacagaacattttaaaaaatacttattttttattagaaagttgatatacagagagaaagatcttctgtctgctgattcactccctaagtggccgcaatggctggagctgagttgacctgaagccaagagccaggggtttctttctgggtctcccacatgggtgcaggttcccaaggctttgggccgtcctcgactgctttcccaggccacaagcagggagctggatgggaagtggagctgccaggattagacccagaggccatctgggatcctggcgtgtgcaaggcgaggactttagctgctgggctactgctctgggccctccacagaattttttgtaatttcaagatttatttatttaaaattcaaacttacagagagaggaacagacagatcttccatatgtttgcacactccccagataaccctaatggtcaaagccaggagccaggagcttccttcaggtctcccatgtgggtgcaggggtccaggcacttggaccagtCTCTGTTGGCTTCCCtggagcattagtagggagctggactggaaatggaacagcaggcCTTTGGTTGGCACCTGCCTAGAATGGCGGCAATGCAGACTACAGCTTAAcacgctgcaccacaatgctggctgtgCTGTAGATCCTTCACTTACGCCCACATGTGGGTGGGTATTTAGGCTGTTACCAGGCTACACGCAATGCTGCTGGAAGTACTGTTGTACAGTATATTCGCTTGTCCTGGTGAGGGTCATCTTGGGAAGGAGCAAGCCAACCGCTGAGTTTGAAGGGTTTGAGTTCGGGGGCTGGTGGAGGCTGGCcgtggcagagcaggtgtgctggaCCCATCACATATGGTGAGGCAGGAAGTGAGGGAGGCGCCGAGCCAATCACAGCTTCAGTAACCGACCCTCTTAGGGGAGGACTTCCAGATGTCAGGGTAGGAATTGTCCAGGGACTTCCTGCCGCCACTGGCCACTACCCAGCATCTCCGGAGAGGGCTGCTGGCCCCTGCTCTCTTGGGTCTATGGCTGGACCCTCACTACACCCCCTGATGTGCCCTCTCTCCCCAGGTGGGCCATGCACCCAGAACCCACCTTGGTGTTTCGAGGAAATCATCCCGAAAGGCCAGGGAAGGTCTGGGATGGAGCTTTCTTCTGAAACCTTTTCCCTTTGCCAGCGTTTCTCCAGTGTTTTCTCTGTTCACGCTGGTATTGATTTGCGCAAACTGGAAATTGGCCAGTACCCTCGGGCTTCTCTCCTGAGATAATGGGGCAGCCGGCGGGCTGGTCAAGCTGCTGGGGTGGGGAGATGCCAGTAttccacacccagccctgggctctgACTCCCCCCCAGTTCCTGCTAACGgggcaccctgggaaacagcaatgAGGGCtgtagtacttgggtccctgccaccctggtaggagactcagattgagttcctggctgcccgCTCAGGTTGgcacaggagatgggagcatgcgctgtctctccctgcttctaaaaacaaaatggtCCAGCTGCTTGCACGCAAAGGGGATGGGGATGAAGCAGTGACAGGTGGAGAAAAATGAAACCCAAGCTAATAGGTTGAAACATATCTCCTGCCACATTTTAAATTGTGATAAATAATGCAGTTACTTGGTAATAAAATGCGTAACAATTTACCCTGCTGGCAGGGATGTCGTGGATAGGTGTGTGGCGCTGTGAATCAAAACCCAGCCCTGGACGCTGCTGTCCGCCGAGCCTCCCCAGCGCCAGGCCAGCAAGGAGTGCTCCTCCGTGGCTTTGCCTTAGGGTGCTCCGCCCTCTGCTCCGTGCAGGTCAGAGATGTGAGGCACAGGCACTGAGACGGAGGGGCTGAGTGCTTCCTGAGGCCGTGGGCAAGCAAACGAGCTGATGGCCCTCCTGGGTACAGCCCAGTCAAGACTGAGGGCAGGAAGGCACAGCGGGCAGAGCAGGAAAGAACAgtgctggggccaaagccagtGCAAACAACGAAATAGTAACATACAGTGCAATACAGAAGTAAAAGCCAAATGAGGCGGGAAAACAAAGCATGGAGTAAAGATAGTGGTATCGGGGCCCGGTAtcggggcccagcacggtggcccagcagctaaagtcctcgccttgaacgccccgggatcccatagaggcgccggttctaatcccagcagcgtcacttcccatccagctccctgcttgtggcctgggaaagcagttgaggactgcccaaagccttgggaccctgcacccacgtgggagacctggagtaagttcctggctcctggctttggacgggctcagctctagctgttgcagccacttggggagtgaatcatcggatggaagatcttcctctctgtctctcctctctgtatatctgactttccaataaaaataaataaatcttaaaaaaagaaaagacagtggTAACTGGGGCAAGGCCCTGGGAAGAGCAACTGATGGGTATTTATCAGGACAGACAGAACACGCAGAAACCTGCAGAAGTACCTGTACAAGTAGGGCCAGCgaagctggaggctgctgggGCCGCTCCACCCCTCTGCCTTTTCAGCATTGgattttcctccctcccttcattggtttcattctttctttcggTACCAACAGGTGCATACATGCCGGCGTGTGCACCCAGGAAGCTGCCACCCACTGCCTGTGCAGTCCCTGCTGCTGACCCCGGGAGCTGGGGCGGCCCCGGGTGGGTGCAGGCCGTCTGGGCCTTGTGTGCGCGGCCAGGCCTGGCCGGGAGCCCCTTCAATGGGCTCACCTGGAGACCCTGCAGTCCAGCTGCCCTGTTTTCTCCGTGCCTCGGGGCTTCCCAAGTGCCAGCCACTCCTTCCTGCATGCTTTCCTTCTGTGTGGAGTGTGGAGTCTACGGGCCCCGGCCATAACCCCGGCTCGCGCATGGTGCATGTCCACTTGGCGTAGTTGTCATCAGATGACCTGAGACTCCACCCAGCTCTGCGTGTCTGCTCCGGTAGAAACCCGCCCACGCTGCCTTCTCTACCGCTCCCTGCTACCCCAAGAACCCGCCCTATTCACGGACCTGCACATACTTGACCAAACTCCTCCTAAGTTGAGTTTTGGGAACCATTCGGAGTGAGGGAGCAGGAGACCCTGGGCAAAATCCTGCCCTTTGGTCATCGACCACCCTCCAGGATCGATTTCCAGGGGGTCGGGTGGCATGATATCCCATCCTGTAGGAAGAGCAGTGGGACCGCTGCAGTCCCTCTGCCAGACCCTGCTCCCGCAGCTTCCCTCTCGGGGCCGCCGCTACCCGCGTCCCCCATCCTCGGGGCTGATTGCTCGTCGGGCTCCTCAGGCTTCCACCCACGCCAATCAGCGCGCCCGCGCCCGGAGCAGCAGGAGGCGGCGGACTGAGGACTCCCCCGCGCCCCATGGCAGGAGGCGGCGGTTCGGTTCCCGGTGACCCCGCGGGTGGGCTCCTCCGGCCCAGGGCCGGCCCCCCATAACGCAAAGCCTCTGCTGCCATCTGGTGGCGGTGCCAGGTCAGCTGCGGCGCACAAGAGCGGGAGCAGCCGGGGGCGCAGGGCCCCTGGGTGCGGGgctctgggtgcaggggctctgGGCGCAGGGCCCCTGGGTGCGGGGCTCTGGGCGCGGGGCCCTAAGCAGCACGCGAACCGTTGCTGGTGGGCGCCTGGCTGCGGGCTCGCACAACGTCCCAGCAGGACACAGGGCGACATGGCCTTCGGTTTGTCATCTGCAAAGTGCCAGAAGTGCGTGCCTTGTGTGGCCTTTGCAAGCACTGCCCGGACGCGGGGGGCCACGCCGTGAGCCCGGGCTGAGAGCGTCGGTGCTGTGAGCTGGAGCCCTTGCAACACCCCGCAAGACATTACTGACTTCCGACCACCGCCAGGGCTGGGCGTTGGCCATGGCGGGAGTTTCTGCTCCCAGGGCGTTGATGCCGGTCTCCAGGCATTGATAACTGGTGCTGAGGACATTGGTAACCGGTGTTACAGTGACTGGGATACCTACAGATAAGTTCCCtggctcgggcccggcggtgtggcctagcggctaaagtccttgccttgaaagccccgggatcccatttgggcgccggttctggtcccggcagctccacttcccatccagctccctgcttgtggcctgggaaagcacttgaggacggcccaatgcattgggacactgcacccgcgtggaagacccggaagaggttccaggttcccggcttcggatcggtgcgcatcggcccgttgcggctcacttggggagtgaatcatcggatggaagatcttcctctctgtctctcctcctctgtgtatatctggctgtaataaaatgaataaatcttaaaaaaaaaaagttccctagGAGAGACTCACGGAGCTGCGCCCACACCTGTCCCCAGAGCTGTATGGGCAAGTCCTCCTGAGGGCTACAGACCAGAGGGTCGTCATTTGGAATCGTGCACTCTGACAGATGACAATTCTTTTCCGTAAGACGGTGGGATACATAaaggaaataaaccttaaaaaaagaaaaaaaatgactcgACCCATGCACCTAAGAGCAGGCATGCAGTTTAATTACATCTCAAACAGCAGCAAAAGGTGACGTAGGACTCGGAGTGACGGCCAGGGACACCAGGAGGAAGGTGCGGACTCCTTCAGGCTCCTGCGAAAACGCCGGCTCCAATTCAAAGGTATCAAATATTTGCCTAGCTGTTCAACATTTCTTCAAATAATATACTCACGACTAATTCATATCGAGACTGGATGTCTTCATTTCTGCCtggcctccctcttggattaccatgTCTTGTCTATTCTGGGAAGAAGTTGTCCTACATTCTAAAAATAGGCCCGCAGCCTGGTCAGTAGCTGCACGCAGAGGaggttttatttacttactttgagAGCTGCCCTCTGGAGATAGACTGGGCTTGCGGATGTAGACACCacattgtgggggtggggggtggggggtgggtgcACAGGTGTACggaggtggccctgcttcccacggAGGGTGTGGCCTGCTCCCATGGTTGCCTGGTGACCCCTGAAGGCAGTGTAGCCCCTTCCTACAGAGGCCAGGTCAGCTCTGGATGTCCGGCTCGTGTTGGCCATTTAGGGGGTGGCATCAAACGGATGGGGCCCAGACAGCAAAGGTAGCACCCTGGGTCGTCTCTCATCCCTGCTGGGGGTGTGggtggctgcagtgcctgggaaGAGCCGTTGCCCAAGAATGGAGGCCAAGGTGGCAGACAGCACCACCTGCTGGGAGTGTGGCCTCAGGATCAGGAGCCTGGGGATGGGTCACCCTAGGTACTCACTACTCtacctgccctccccaccccacccatgcCTGCAGTTCCCAAGCCAGAGCCCAACAGCTATGTAGGAAGGTCTTTGGGGTATGACGCATGGAGCAGATGGAGTTGGCCAGATCTTGCTGGGCTCCGCTGAGGGTCCTTGCACAGTCACccatctctttctcactgtctcgtcctctctgtccctcaccaATCGTGTTGCAGAGGAAGGCTTGGGTGTCATTGACCCTTCCCAAGAGACCCAGCTGCCTGTGCCCTAGTGCTCACTCTAAGGAGACGGGGACGCCGAGCCCAGCAGACAGGGTTTCATTGCATTCAAAGCCCTTGCTTCTGGAACTGCTCTACAGGAAGCCAGTCCAGCTGCATTCATCCCATCACACCAAGCACTTCCCTGCCATCTCTCTCCTTGCTTTGATTTATGGTTAGTGATGGACCTTCACCCTACAGCCCCTCGGACCACCCCAAGCCCAGCTGCAGAGATGACTTGTGGTGCCCATGTTCCAAGCACATGGTGCAGATGGTGACAGAGCCCCGCACTACCCCCCCTCCATTCCTTCACTGCCCACAACACGTGCAGTGCAGGAGATGGCTATTTCAGGACAAGCCCCCTCACCCAGGTTTGCTGAAGGCTCTGTGAGCTCCCTACCTTGGGCTGCTATCAGAATGAAGcggtgagaacttcagcccctcccccaccgcaTTCACACCAAAGGCGCAACctcaggggtgggagtggggtagCACGCTCACATCTGGCACACTGGCGAGAGTACCTCGGCAGGAACAGGTGCAGCCTTGGGCCTCCGATGCTGGGCCTTCAGCTCTGGTTTTAAATGGACTAAAATAATGCTGAGAATGGATTACCCCTCTGGGAGGCCTGTCCACCCCTGCACAGAGGAAATCCCACCCCCTCCGCCTGTGTGATGTACATAGACAGTTCAAGCAAAACCACTTCTCATGttatttttgctgattttctaaGTCCATCGGGTGCACCGTGGCCGATCGCTGTTCTGACATTTTTCTTCCCTCATTAAGAAAGACGCCCCTGGTGGGTTACCTGTGCCTGGCTCAGAGCAGAAAATAAATATCGCTGGCGTCCACTTTTCTGCGCTCTCTGGGTGTAATTAAGAGAAGAGGCACCTGcagaagagagaaggaggcacGTGGCCTGCTGGTACTGTTCACAAGGAACCCCCAAGCCTCTACAACTATCGCAGGctcccccctctctgctgccctgtgGAGCAGGCACAGCCCCTCTCCATTACTGAGTCTTCCCTTTGGAGACTCCCTTCTCGTTGTGGTTTTCTGTCTTGCTCTGCTTTTGGCTGAGGCACTTCGCATTTATTTTGGGGATGGACATTTCTTGCTTCACTCAGTCCTTCAAGAGCTAACTTGTGTTTCCCTTGGGAAAGAGAGCCCTTCCCATCAACCGCCACTGTGATTGGCTCATGGCTGGGCAGTGAACTAAGCAGAACCAATCGGAGTGAGTTGCAGGATTTGGCACGACACCTGTCTTTAACACGGCTGAGATGAACTTGTGGGAGGCAGAAACCCACATGAAGGAGGCAAAGTCTTTTAGGAATGTCTCTGAGCCCAGTGGGCACAAGGCTGCTGGACTGCCCAGAAAGACATTACCCTGTTGCCTCCTGGCCTGGTTGCCTCCATGCCAGCCACAGCCTCTGCAGAGGGGCTCTCTATGGAGTCCCCACCTCTGACTCAGCCTGGGAAAGAGACTGAGCGACTGACGCCATGCATGGGCACAGGCCTGCAGCCTTCCTGGCCAGGGTTGCCGGGAGCTGGCGTGGGAAGCAGGGAGTGTGCGAGGTCCTAGGTGTAGGTCAGAGTCGGAGACCAGAGCTGCTCCTTGGGAATCTCTTGAGGGAGAAACAGACTGCAGAGAACTCCTGAGAGCAGAGCACAGGGAATTCCATTCCATGCTGCGTCATTCTCACCTCCTCATCTCCTGCTTGGCCTCTGGTTCTGAATTCCTAAGTAGAAGTTCAACTCCCTAGGCTGTGACATGTCATTGTCCCCGTGTCCTTTGGCACAGGTCATGCTGTGTAGCAGGTGATGGTAAATGTTCATTGTCACCTTTAGGGAAGGGCTGGCtcagggtgggtggtggggagaggggagcccAGCGGACTACTCAGCACcaagccagcttgattccatccgatgAAGCACTGATATTTTCATTCTAAGGGTCTACCACATTTGTGCCTGTCTCCACTGACAACCCCAGACATGAGGCTGGTTCTGGAAAGAGGGGAAGTATTCTGTTATAAGCTATCATTTAGCAGGGAACAGTATGAGC
Coding sequences within it:
- the LOC101525061 gene encoding periphilin-1-like isoform X2 translates to MWPQGRCDYERPPRGRVPRRSHPADGDSPCRWPGWGLSASRQPQHGERDMRDGFRRTSVHSSSDGRDRCPRERGAPLLPGCSMGRKDCPCSGSCSSVGSRSYSAERSKTYSLHQHQSQERPVQSLQTSRDTSPAAVPSSKAEATTPLLIEQPEAPESSAPQGVEFFEDSQLSTRSKAIATKTREIEEVYRQDCETFGLVVKMLVEKDPSLAKSIQPALRQNLQELAEHCVGELQRFIAQYDTASPGLGEPPQEVPRSAEKCF
- the LOC101525061 gene encoding periphilin-1-like isoform X1; the encoded protein is MWPQGRCDYERPPRGRVPRRSHPADGCHGVVNAVPKKPPLLDRPGGGSYSRHYSHADYRECHEDRRFSDGRSGPPHRGGDSPCRWPGWGLSASRQPQHGERDMRDGFRRTSVHSSSDGRDRCPRERGAPLLPGCSMGRKDCPCSGSCSSVGSRSYSAERSKTYSLHQHQSQERPVQSLQTSRDTSPAAVPSSKAEATTPLLIEQPEAPESSAPQGVEFFEDSQLSTRSKAIATKTREIEEVYRQDCETFGLVVKMLVEKDPSLAKSIQPALRQNLQELAEHCVGELQRFIAQYDTASPGLGEPPQEVPRSAEKCF